From Chloroflexota bacterium:
GCGCGGTGGACCCGCTCGAGATAGCGGTACGTCCCGCCGTACACGTCGTCGCCGACGAGCACCTCGTCGCCCTCGGCGGCGAATTCGGCGATGGCAGCGGTCGCCGCGGACCCGCTCGCGAATGCGATCCCGTGTCGTCCACCTTCGAGCGCGGCGACCGCGCGTTCGAGCCGATCGCGGGTGGGGTTCTGGGTCCGGCTGTATTCGTACCCGTGTCGCGGTCGGCCGACGCCATCCTGGGCGTACGTCGCCGTCTGATAGATCGGCGGTGCGACCGCACCGGTCAGCTCGTCCGGTTCCTGGCCCGCGTGGACGGCGAGGGTGGCGAGCGCCCAACCGGTCGGGATCGGTTCGTCCTGCATGGCGGCATCATCGCATCGGCGGCCGGGCCGGATCGCGGTCGGACGTCGACTACCTCCGGACGATCGGCCGGTGAGCGAGGTACTCGAGCACGTCGAGCTTCGTGACGACGCCCGCCGGCCGATCCACCCCCACCGCGATCACCGCAGACGCACCCTCCGAGAGGAGGGCGAAGGCCTCGTCGAGCGAGGCCGACAGGTCGATGAGCGGCAGCGGTCGATCCATCACCTCGCCGACGGTCCGCTCGACGACGGTCGGATCGCGGAAGGCCCGGTCGAGCAGGCCCTTCTCCGTGATCGACCCGACGATGCCGGCGATCGCCGAGCCTTCGGCCGCCTCCGAGACCGGCAGCTGGCTGATCCCGTACTCCTGCAGCAGCGCGATGGCGTCGCCGACGCGCTGCGTCGTCCGGGCAAGGACGAGGTCCGGGAGCGAGCCGGCATGGTGCCGGTCCGCGAGGAGGTCGCCGATGCGGACGACCGCGCCGGTCGTGTCGAGCAGGCCGTTCGAGCGCATCCACTCGTCGTTGTACAGCTTCGAGATGTAGCTCCGGCCGCCGTCCGGCAGGAGGACGACCATGACCGTCTCCGGTCCGGCGCCGGCGGCCGTGAGCTCGCGGGCGACCTCGAGGGCGGCAACGAGGGCGGTCCCGCACGACTCACCGGACAGGATCCCCTCCTCGCGCGTGAGCCGTCGGGCGGCGGCGAACGCGTCGCGGTCGCTCACGCGGACCCATCGGTCGACGACCGCCGGATCGTAGGTACCCGGGAGGAAGTCCTCGCCGATGCCCTCCGTGAGGTACGGGCGAGCCGTGTCGCCGCTGAGGATGCTTCCCTCCGGGTCCGCCCCGACGACGGTGAGCGACGGGTTCCGAGCCTTGAGGAAGTGCGACGCGCCGGTGATCGTCCCGCCGGTGCCGACACTCGCGACGAAATGGCTGATCCGGCCGTCCGTCTGCTCCCAGATCTCGGGGCCGGTGGTCCGTTCGTGGGCGGCGGGATTCTCCGGGTTCCAGTACTGGTCCGGCTTGAACGCGCCGGGGATGTCGCGGGCGAGACGCGCAGCGACCGAGTAGTAGCTTTCCGGCGATTCGGGAGGGACGTTGGACGGGCACAGGACGACCTCCGCCCCGTACGCGCGAAGAAGCTGGCGCTTCTCGGTCGACTGCTTGTCCGCCATGACGAAGATGCAGCGATACCCCTTGAGCGCGGCGGCGATCGCGAGGCCATGGCCGGTATTGCCGCTCGTCGGCTCGATGATCGTGCCGCCCGGGCGGAGGAGGCCGGCACGCTCGGCGGCTTCGATCATCGGCAGCCCGATCCGATCCTTCACCGATCCGCCGGGGTTGAGCATCTCGAGCTTGGCGAGCAGGAGCGGCTGACGCTCGAGCGGGCCGAGATCGCGGGTGACTCGGGTCAGCCGGACGAGGGGCGTATGGCCGACGAGCTCGACGATGGATCCGGCGTACTGCATCGCGGCGGAGTATAGGTGGCGTCGACACCGGCAGCGGAGACGGCTGTCAGTGGCCGAGACGGCAGAGACGCGCCGGCGGCGCATCAGGCGACTGAGCGTCGCGGCGCGGCCGCCGTCGTGGCCGTCATCGAGGCACCGCTTCGGCGGGTGTGGCGCCGCTTCGGCGAACTCCCACCTGGTGGGCCCTATCCGAGTGCGAGGCGCAGGCGACCAGTGATCTCGACGATCGATCGCTGGATCTCGTGTTCCGGGCCGCCGCAACCACGCTCGTGGATGCGTCGCTGGCACCGGAACCGGCGTCGCCCGCTCGCCACCCTGGGCCCGCGAGCGATCAGGACTCGGATACGACCCGTGAGGCGGGAGTACGCTCGGATCGGCCGGGGCGGCGACGACGGGCGACA
This genomic window contains:
- a CDS encoding cystathionine beta-synthase — protein: MQYAGSIVELVGHTPLVRLTRVTRDLGPLERQPLLLAKLEMLNPGGSVKDRIGLPMIEAAERAGLLRPGGTIIEPTSGNTGHGLAIAAALKGYRCIFVMADKQSTEKRQLLRAYGAEVVLCPSNVPPESPESYYSVAARLARDIPGAFKPDQYWNPENPAAHERTTGPEIWEQTDGRISHFVASVGTGGTITGASHFLKARNPSLTVVGADPEGSILSGDTARPYLTEGIGEDFLPGTYDPAVVDRWVRVSDRDAFAAARRLTREEGILSGESCGTALVAALEVARELTAAGAGPETVMVVLLPDGGRSYISKLYNDEWMRSNGLLDTTGAVVRIGDLLADRHHAGSLPDLVLARTTQRVGDAIALLQEYGISQLPVSEAAEGSAIAGIVGSITEKGLLDRAFRDPTVVERTVGEVMDRPLPLIDLSASLDEAFALLSEGASAVIAVGVDRPAGVVTKLDVLEYLAHRPIVRR